In the Euphorbia lathyris chromosome 5, ddEupLath1.1, whole genome shotgun sequence genome, one interval contains:
- the LOC136228538 gene encoding protein SHORT-ROOT has protein sequence MDTLFRLVSLQQQSDNQSLNNSTSRTSSSSRSSRHTHLYHQEDEECFNFFMDEEDFSSSSSKHEFPSQHQHQHQQNTPTPTPPPPHTYSTTPHHDHISFSPSHDLNFEFSANWSSDILLQTARAIADKDSSRVQQLMWMLNELGSPYGDTDQKLSTYFLQALFSRMTDSGERCYRTLASATEKTCSFESTRKMVLKFQEVSPWTTFGHVSCNGAIMEAFEGESKLHIVDISNTYCTQWPTLLEALATRTDETPHLRLTTVVPTKITGGASGNGGLAAVQRMMKEIGNRMEKFARLMGVPFKFSVIHHAGDLGDLNLSELGIKDDEALAINCVGSLHSVSPIANRRDYILSNFRRLQPRIITIVEDEADLDVGVDGLDFVRGFQECLRWFRVYFESLEESFSKTSNERLMLERTAGRAIVDLVACPPSDSIERRETAMRWSARLHACGYSPALFSDEVCDDVRALLRRYKEGNWSMIPSADAAGIFLCWKEQPVVWSSAWRP, from the coding sequence ATGGATACACTGTTTAGGCTTGTTAGTCTTCAACAACAATCAGATAATCAATCTTTGAATAACTCTACTAGCAGAACTTCAAGCAGTTCTAGATCCTCTAGACATACCCATCTTTACCATCAAGAAGACGAAGAATGCTTCAACTTTTTCATGgatgaagaagacttctcttcttcttcttctaaacaTGAATTTCCATCacaacatcaacatcaacaCCAACAAAACACTCCCACTCCTACCCCTCCCCCTCCTCACACTTATTCTACCACTCCGCATCATGATCACATCTCTTTCTCCCCTTCTCATGATCTcaattttgaattctccgccaacTGGTCCTCCGATATCCTCCTCCAAACTGCCCGTGCTATCGCCGATAAAGACAGCTCCAGAGTTCAGCAATTGATGTGGATGCTTAATGAACTCGGATCTCCTTATGGCGATACTGATCAGAAACTTTCTACCTATTTTCTCCAGGCTTTGTTTAGTCGGATGACCGATTCCGGCGAGAGATGTTACCGGACTCTAGCTTCTGCGACTGAGAAAACCTGCTCTTTCGAATCCACGAGAAAAATGGTGTTGAAGTTTCAAGAGGTGAGTCCTTGGACTACTTTTGGTCATGTTTCCTGTAATGGTGCAATCATGGAAGCATTTGAAGGTGAAAGTAAATTGCATATTGTTGATATTAGTAACACTTACTGCACACAATGGCCGACTTTGCTTGAGGCTCTCGCTACTCGCACCGATGAAACTCCACATCTCCGGCTAACCACCGTTGTCCCTACCAAAATCACTGGAGGAGCCTCTGGAAATGGAGGTTTAGCTGCCGTACAGAGAATGATGAAAGAAATTGGGAACCGAATGGAGAAATTCGCTAGGCTAATGGGCGTTCCATTTAAATTCAGCGTTATACATCATGCCGGCGATTTAGGTGATTTGAATCTATCTGAATTAGGGATTAAAGACGATGAAGCTTTAGCTATTAACTGCGTAGGATCTCTACATTCGGTATCTCCGATTGCGAATCGTAGAGAttatattttatcaaatttcAGAAGATTGCAACCGAGAATAATCACGATcgttgaagacgaagctgatcTCGACGTCGGCGTTGATGGATTGGATTTCGTAAGAGGATTTCAAGAGTGTTTGAGATGGTTTAGGGTTTACTTTGAATCGTTGGAAGAAAGCTTTTCGAAGACGAGTAATGAGAGGTTGATGCTAGAGAGGACTGCCGGACGTGCTATAGTTGATTTGGTGGCGTGTCCGCCGTCCGACTCAATTGAACGGAGAGAAACGGCGATGCGGTGGTCGGCGAGGTTGCATGCATGTGGATATAGCCCTGCTTTGTTCAGTGATGAAGTGTGTGATGATGTGCGCGCCTTGCTAAGGAGGTATAAGGAAGGTAATTGGTCAATGATACCTAGTGCTGATGCCGCCGGAATATTCCTTTGCTGGAAAGAACAGCCGGTGGTCTGGTCTAGTGCTTGGAGGCCTTGA